In Mugil cephalus isolate CIBA_MC_2020 chromosome 20, CIBA_Mcephalus_1.1, whole genome shotgun sequence, the following are encoded in one genomic region:
- the gpr139 gene encoding probable G-protein coupled receptor 139 → MEHSHIFPVFPPNGSAWSEGLNPAEVARGCPLGPLPVIYYSVLLCLGLPANILTVVILSQLVLRRQKSSYNYLLALAAADILVLLLIVFVDFILEDFILATPLPPSLNSAVQVLEFSSIHTSIWITVPLTVDRYIAVCHPLRYHTVSYPARTRRVILAVYVGCLLSAAPYYWWPELWHSLPGMGGGGGENDRRTAAQHILVWAHCATVYLLPCTVFFSLNAVIVRKLRRRRSCFRLRGYSTGKTTAILLAITSVFAVLWAPRTLMILYHFYSPPPASQSAGRLLHVLTDLANMLALLNTGVNFFLYCFISKRFRGMAANVLRALVHCRKQPPPFYASHNFSITSSPWISPANSHCIKMLVYQYDKNGKPICISS, encoded by the exons ATGGAGCACAGCCACATCTTCCCCGTTTTCCCCCCGAACGGGAGCGCCTGGAGCGAGGGGCTGAATCCCGCCGAGGTCGCCCGGGGGTGCCCCCTCGGACCGCTGCCCGTCATCTACTACAGCGTCCTGCTCTGCCTCGGCCTGCCGG ctaacatcCTGACTGTGGTTATCCTGTCCCAGCTGGTGCTGCGTCGTCAGAAGTCCTCCTACAACTATCTCCTGGCTCTGGCAGCCGCCGACATCCTGGTCCTGCTCCTCATCGTTTTCGTCGACTTCATACTGGAGGATTTCATTTTGGCCACGCCGCTGCCGCCGTCGCTGAACAGCGCCGTGCAGGTCCTGGAGTTCTCCTCCATCCACACCTCCATCTGGATCACCGTGCCGCTCACCGTCGACCGCTACATCGCCGTCTGCCACCCTCTCCGCTACCACACCGTCTCCTACCCGGCCCGCACGCGCAGGGTGATACTCGCCGTGTACGTCGGGTGCTTGCTCTCGGCGGCCCCGTATTACTGGTGGCCCGAGCTGTGGCACAGTCTCCCCGGGATGGGCGGCGGGGGAGGGGAGAACGACCGGCGAACGGCGGCCCAGCACATCCTGGTGTGGGCCCACTGCGCCACCGTCTACCTCCTCCCCTGCACCGTCTTCTTCTCCCTCAACGCCGTCATCGTGCGCAAGCTGCGCCGGCGCCGCAGCTGCTTCCGCCTGCGCGGCTACTCCACCGGCAAGACCACGGCCATCCTCCTCGCCATCACCTCCGTCTTCGCCGTCCTGTGGGCGCCGCGCACCCTCATGATCCTCTACCACTTCTACTCGCCGCCGCCGGCCTCGCAGAGCGCCGGCCGGCTGCTCCACGTGCTCACCGACCTGGCGAACATGCTGGCGCTGCTCAACACCGGGGTCAACTTCTTCCTCTACTGCTTCATCAGCAAGCGCTTCCGGGGCATGGCGGCCAACGTGCTGAGGGCCCTGGTCCACTGCCGGAAGCAGCCGCCGCCGTTCTACGCCAGCCACAACTTCTCCATCACGAGCAGCCCCTGGATCTCGCCGGCCAACTCCCACTGCATCAAGATGTTGGTGTATCAGTACGACAAAAACGGGAAGCCCATTTGTATCTCCTCTTGA